The genomic window GCAGTAATGCGTGGGTGGACTGCGCGGGACGAGGTGCAAACAGCGGCATCGCTGGCGTGTTTTTCCTGTGCGTGCTTTTTCGTGTGTCATGTCCTCTTTGATGTGGTTTTTGTTTTGTGTAGTTCCCCTCTTACTTTCATAAGATACGCGTAGGACAgccgtgtgcatgtgcatgtaAGCGCATTggctctgcctctctttctcgagtgagtgagtgagtgggcATAGCCAGTGCGCGGTGCACTTCGGCCTTGTttgatgcagcagcacgtgtggGCCCGAATTCCGACTCCTTTGTTTCCCTTTAAAAGCAATGAATGAAACGGCAAACGCACGCGTAAGCATGCCCACGCCCATACGCGGTGAAccggtggaggtgacggcgAAGGTGGAGGAAACGGTTTGTCAGTCACCAACGCCCACAGGCATGTCCTCGCTCACATCGTTGTTGCATGTCGTCACTAGCGCCAGTGATGGCGCTCTGCGGCGTACTGCACAaggctgtggcggtggcgacgtgCTTGAGCAAGCGCTTGGCGGAGGTGCTACTCCGTAGTTGGATAGGAGATCGTAGCACGGCACACAGGCTGTGTTGGACCcaagcgcacgcagcaggcAAGCGAGCAAGTCAATGTCCTCTGCCTTTACGACCCCtaccctcctctttcttatGCGTTCTCTTCCCGGTGGctcttgtgtgtgcttttctttaatcgcgctctcgctctctctttccccaccTCGCAAGTGCCGGTTTTTTGAGGGACTGCGTTGGTGTTGCAGCAGTTGAGAGTCTCGAGCCAACAGTCAACTCATCCTTTGCCTAGGCCATTCGTACCCGCAGCCGCATCTTCCTCATACCTCCTGTAGCACCGCCTAAGTGAAGCCACCAGTGCCATGAAGGCGGTGCTCGAGAGGAGGGCTGAGGCACTTCTGCTCGCCACTCAGGAGGAGCACCGCTTGTTGGAAGCGCAGTTGGAGAAAAGTCGTGCCGCACGGGAAGCCTCCACTCGGGTATCGCACGGCAAGTCTCGTGGGGCGCCAGCGACTGCACCCGCTGCGGCTACATCTTCAGCCGgtccacagagagaggacagcgccgccatgtGGATAGAGAATGCGTCGTGTCTCTCCATAggctccaccaccgccacctcaccCGATCGGCACCCTAGCCCGTCGGCGGTGTCCCCGTCGGCCTCCCCCCCACGAGTTATCCTCCCCAGTGCCGCCACACATAAGGAAGGCGTGCTGCTTCACTTGGTGCGGAGCAGTAGCCTGTTCGGCGGCGTCAGTGCCTCTTTCGTGCCTCACTATATCGTTGTGTCGGATAGCGCT from Leishmania panamensis strain MHOM/PA/94/PSC-1 chromosome 32 sequence includes these protein-coding regions:
- a CDS encoding hypothetical protein (TriTrypDB/GeneDB-style sysID: LpmP.32.3770); amino-acid sequence: MKAVLERRAEALLLATQEEHRLLEAQLEKSRAAREASTRVSHGKSRGAPATAPAAATSSAGPQREDSAAMWIENASCLSIGSTTATSPDRHPSPSAVSPSASPPRVILPSAATHKEGVLLHLVRSSSLFGGVSASFVPHYIVVSDSAGISWYTSEAEYRQNPRRPLGHADFWIETYNSRGSRFKKAAVCWPLILPDDCPEARDPSKTYFAVDYYTPNGGQEQLVLAASSPAERDAWVRLLTKYIDLYLAPRTESEELQHIPRGAEVPLHRSGVIEGEAPGGNIL